One stretch of Hymenobacter chitinivorans DSM 11115 DNA includes these proteins:
- a CDS encoding glycoside hydrolase family 43 protein: MVKSTRALLLAALAVLSFLPRFTAAQSSPLSKVWVPDLGNGTYKNPVLYADYSDPDVVRVGNDYYLTSSSFNAVPGLQILHSTDLVNWTIVGAVFTQQPPQARYEVPQHGNGVWAPSIRYHKKKFYIYYPDPDLGIYVTRADNPAGPWEAPILVKEAKGWIDPCPLWDEDGKAYLVHGFAGSRAGFKSVLAVSRMSPDGLKLLGDDVLVFDGHEKHPTIEGPKFYKRKGYYYIMAPGGGVPTGWQVVMRSKTVFGPYEDRIVMDQGKSPTNGPHQGAWIDTPSGEDWFMHFQDQGPYGRVVHLQPMTWKNDWPVIGTDLDGDGKGEPVLTFRKPASKGKAALATPATSDEFDANQLGLQWQWHANPQVGWAFPTGAGYLRLYSVPLPEGFKNFWQVPNLLLQKLPAEVFTVTTKLTFTPRFEGEKTGLIMMGMDYAYLSVTNQGGKLQLSQTTCQNADKGAAETTGAPVAEVPARQPVYLRVAVTPGAKCQFSYSLDGQTFQPVGGSFQAREGKWIGAKVGLFCTRAGKTNDAGAADVDWFRVE; the protein is encoded by the coding sequence ATGGTAAAATCCACCCGAGCCCTGCTGCTGGCCGCCCTGGCCGTTCTGTCCTTTCTACCCCGCTTCACGGCGGCCCAATCCTCGCCCTTGTCCAAAGTGTGGGTGCCCGACCTGGGCAACGGGACCTACAAAAACCCGGTGCTCTACGCCGACTACTCCGACCCCGACGTGGTGCGCGTCGGCAACGACTACTACCTCACGTCCTCCAGCTTCAACGCCGTGCCCGGCCTGCAGATTCTGCACTCCACCGACTTGGTCAACTGGACGATAGTCGGGGCCGTGTTTACCCAGCAGCCGCCCCAGGCCCGCTACGAGGTGCCCCAGCACGGCAACGGCGTGTGGGCCCCCTCGATTCGCTACCACAAAAAGAAGTTCTACATCTACTATCCCGACCCGGACCTGGGCATCTACGTGACGCGGGCCGACAACCCGGCCGGGCCCTGGGAGGCGCCCATTCTGGTGAAGGAAGCCAAGGGCTGGATTGACCCCTGCCCGCTGTGGGACGAAGACGGCAAGGCCTACCTTGTGCACGGCTTTGCTGGCAGCCGGGCCGGCTTCAAGAGCGTGCTGGCCGTGAGCCGCATGAGCCCCGACGGCCTGAAGCTGCTCGGCGACGACGTGCTGGTGTTCGACGGCCACGAAAAGCACCCCACCATCGAAGGCCCCAAGTTCTACAAGCGCAAGGGCTACTACTACATCATGGCGCCCGGGGGCGGCGTGCCTACCGGCTGGCAAGTCGTGATGCGCTCCAAAACCGTGTTTGGGCCCTACGAAGACCGAATCGTGATGGACCAGGGCAAAAGCCCGACCAACGGCCCGCACCAGGGCGCCTGGATTGACACGCCCTCGGGCGAAGACTGGTTTATGCACTTCCAGGACCAGGGCCCCTACGGCCGGGTGGTGCACCTGCAGCCCATGACCTGGAAAAACGACTGGCCCGTCATCGGCACCGATCTGGACGGCGACGGCAAAGGTGAGCCGGTACTTACCTTTCGCAAGCCCGCCAGCAAGGGCAAAGCTGCCCTGGCCACGCCCGCTACTTCCGATGAGTTTGACGCCAATCAGTTGGGGTTACAGTGGCAGTGGCACGCCAACCCCCAGGTGGGGTGGGCCTTCCCGACCGGGGCCGGCTACCTGCGTCTGTACTCGGTGCCCTTGCCCGAGGGCTTCAAAAACTTCTGGCAGGTGCCCAACCTGCTGCTGCAAAAACTACCCGCCGAAGTATTCACCGTCACGACCAAGCTCACGTTCACGCCCCGGTTCGAGGGCGAGAAAACCGGCCTGATTATGATGGGCATGGACTACGCCTACCTAAGCGTGACCAACCAGGGCGGCAAGCTGCAGCTCAGCCAAACTACTTGCCAGAATGCCGATAAGGGCGCGGCCGAAACCACCGGCGCGCCCGTGGCCGAAGTGCCCGCCCGGCAGCCCGTGTATTTGCGGGTGGCCGTGACGCCGGGCGCTAAGTGCCAGTTCAGCTACAGCCTCGACGGGCAGACGTTCCAGCCGGTGGGAGGGAGCTTCCAGGCCCGGGAAGGCAAGTGGATTGGAGCCAAAGTGGGCCTGTTCTGCACCCGGGCCGGCAAAACCAACGATGCCGGCGCCGCCGACGTCGATTGGTTCCGGGTGGAGTAG
- a CDS encoding SusC/RagA family TonB-linked outer membrane protein: MRKHLLFLWLLLSVALHAVAQQRSIQGVVRSTEKDEPLPGVTVVVKGTTNGASTDQDGKFSISLPAATKDVVLRLSYIGFISKDVPVGDKSTVNVQLSPDTKVMEDVVVIGYAAVNRRDVTGSVSSVSAQQIKDVPVNSAAEALSGRLAGVQVTASEGQPGSDIRIRVRGGGSITQDNSPLYVVDGVQLENALSVISPQDIQSVDVLKDAAATAIYGARGANGVVIITTKGGREGKTTVAYTGFAGFRRITKTLDVLQPADYIDYAYEKSRISGADQVRSFRNRFGSSTFRDTRDYSTIQGYDTLGALRNSEFINWQDKVFGRDAFQQTHNISVSGGAKGTTYSLSVTRNDEDGIQLNSGFTRNLVNFRFDHKANDKFRIGFSTRLTDQAVTGAGTSAAGTGSTTNSRLRNTLVYQPLATPNQLAAGVSIDDNPDDDFFNSSGSLSNPVLTVNNEYRKDLRRVFNFSGNAAYSILKNLTLRSVLGFDNTYTRGELFYGQYSPNTNNFAKLPYVQIGTGQNVTINQSNTLAYNFKKDKHAFDALIGEEVYTRKNVFLNVASYYLPQTITAQRALDNISQRDPSAPSTPQPAPTSGISENSRLLSAFGRLNYSYNERYLLTATFRADGSSKFKSPNKVGYFPAVSLAWRISQEEFMEPYAATVSDLKLRLSYGLSGNNRIADFLYDPLFSTGNNGNNYALNDVIVPGAAAVSLANPNLKWETTASTNVGFDLSLFNNRVQFTADAYYNKTRDLLLNLAIPATTGYTSQLINVGSTSNRGVELQLSGTALQTPDFTWTANANLSFNRNRVESLGGGDALPLQYSGWASTAIAADYFVGVGQPVGLMYGYVTDFETGNKKGFYDADDFTGYVNGQWVLKQGVASDRGVTGFSAAGQQVTPGTIKLKDINGDGVVDANDRTVIGNANPKFTGGLNQQFTYKQFDASIFLNFVYGNDVYNANKIELTSYLANTQLSNGLAVMKDRYRQIDENGALITDLESTRRVNQNASIWTPTRTLFPHSWAIEDGSFLRINNLTLGYTLPKTVSGYAKLSQARFYVTLNNLYTFTKYTGYDPEVNTRRSTPLTPGVDYAAYPRSRAFLAGLNLTF; this comes from the coding sequence ATGAGAAAGCACCTACTGTTCCTCTGGCTGCTGCTGAGCGTCGCGCTGCATGCAGTTGCCCAGCAGCGCAGCATTCAGGGGGTCGTTCGATCCACTGAGAAAGACGAGCCCTTGCCCGGGGTGACGGTGGTCGTGAAGGGTACTACCAACGGGGCCTCCACCGACCAGGACGGCAAGTTCTCCATCAGCCTGCCCGCGGCTACCAAGGACGTGGTGCTGCGCCTGAGCTACATCGGCTTCATTTCGAAAGACGTACCAGTGGGCGACAAAAGCACGGTGAACGTGCAGCTCAGCCCCGACACCAAGGTGATGGAAGACGTCGTCGTGATTGGCTACGCCGCCGTGAACCGCCGCGACGTAACCGGCTCGGTGTCGTCGGTGAGTGCCCAGCAGATTAAGGACGTACCCGTTAACTCCGCCGCCGAAGCCCTGTCGGGCCGCTTGGCCGGGGTGCAGGTAACGGCTTCGGAAGGTCAGCCCGGCTCTGACATCCGCATCCGGGTGCGCGGGGGCGGCTCCATTACCCAGGACAACTCCCCGCTGTACGTAGTAGACGGTGTGCAGCTGGAAAATGCCCTATCGGTGATTTCGCCCCAGGACATTCAGTCGGTGGACGTGCTCAAGGACGCCGCCGCTACTGCTATTTACGGGGCCCGGGGCGCCAACGGCGTTGTTATTATTACTACCAAAGGTGGCCGCGAAGGCAAAACCACGGTGGCCTACACGGGCTTCGCCGGCTTCCGCCGCATCACCAAGACGCTGGACGTGCTCCAGCCCGCCGACTATATCGACTACGCCTACGAAAAGTCGCGCATTTCGGGTGCCGACCAGGTCCGCAGCTTCCGCAACCGGTTTGGCAGCTCCACCTTCCGCGACACCCGTGACTACTCGACCATCCAGGGCTACGACACGCTGGGTGCGCTGCGCAACTCGGAATTTATCAACTGGCAGGACAAGGTTTTCGGCCGCGACGCTTTCCAGCAAACCCACAACATTTCGGTATCGGGTGGGGCCAAGGGCACGACCTACTCGCTGAGCGTGACCCGCAACGATGAGGACGGAATCCAGCTCAACTCGGGCTTTACCCGCAACCTGGTCAACTTCCGCTTCGACCACAAAGCCAACGACAAGTTCCGGATCGGCTTCAGCACCCGCCTGACCGACCAAGCCGTAACCGGCGCCGGCACCTCGGCCGCGGGCACCGGCTCGACCACCAACTCCCGCCTGCGCAACACGCTGGTGTATCAGCCCCTGGCCACGCCCAACCAGCTGGCCGCCGGCGTAAGCATCGACGACAACCCGGACGACGACTTCTTCAACTCTTCCGGTTCGCTCTCCAACCCGGTGCTGACCGTCAACAACGAGTACCGTAAGGACCTGCGGCGGGTGTTCAATTTCAGCGGCAACGCGGCGTACAGCATCCTGAAAAACCTGACCCTGCGCTCGGTATTGGGCTTCGACAACACCTATACCCGCGGTGAGCTATTCTACGGTCAGTACTCGCCCAACACGAACAACTTCGCCAAGCTGCCTTACGTGCAGATTGGCACGGGACAGAACGTGACTATCAACCAGTCAAACACGCTGGCCTACAACTTCAAGAAAGACAAGCACGCCTTTGACGCCCTGATCGGGGAAGAAGTCTACACCCGGAAGAACGTCTTCCTGAACGTCGCCAGCTACTACCTGCCCCAGACCATTACGGCCCAGCGCGCCCTGGACAACATTTCCCAGCGCGACCCCAGCGCCCCGAGCACGCCCCAGCCGGCCCCCACGTCGGGCATCAGCGAAAACTCCCGCCTGCTCTCCGCCTTTGGCCGCCTCAACTACTCCTATAATGAGCGCTACCTGCTGACGGCCACTTTCCGCGCCGACGGCTCGTCGAAGTTCAAGAGCCCGAATAAAGTAGGCTACTTCCCGGCCGTGTCTTTGGCCTGGCGTATTTCGCAGGAAGAATTTATGGAACCCTACGCCGCTACGGTTTCCGACCTGAAGCTGCGTTTGAGCTACGGCTTGTCGGGCAACAACCGCATTGCCGACTTCCTCTACGACCCGCTGTTCTCGACCGGCAACAACGGCAACAACTACGCCCTCAACGACGTGATTGTGCCCGGCGCTGCCGCTGTTTCGCTGGCCAACCCCAACCTGAAGTGGGAAACTACGGCCTCGACCAACGTGGGTTTCGACCTGAGCCTGTTCAACAACCGGGTGCAGTTCACGGCCGATGCGTACTACAACAAAACCCGCGACCTGCTGCTGAACCTGGCTATTCCGGCCACGACCGGCTACACTTCCCAGCTAATCAACGTGGGTTCGACCTCGAACCGCGGGGTGGAACTGCAGCTCAGCGGCACGGCCCTGCAAACGCCGGACTTCACCTGGACGGCCAATGCCAACCTCTCGTTTAACCGTAACCGGGTAGAAAGCCTCGGCGGCGGCGACGCTCTGCCGCTGCAGTACTCGGGCTGGGCCAGCACCGCCATTGCCGCCGACTACTTCGTGGGCGTAGGTCAGCCCGTAGGCTTGATGTACGGCTACGTGACCGACTTTGAAACCGGCAACAAGAAGGGCTTCTACGACGCCGACGACTTCACGGGCTACGTGAACGGCCAGTGGGTGCTTAAGCAAGGTGTGGCTTCGGACCGGGGCGTAACCGGCTTCTCGGCCGCGGGCCAGCAAGTAACGCCCGGCACTATCAAGCTCAAGGATATTAACGGTGACGGCGTGGTGGATGCCAACGACCGGACGGTTATCGGCAATGCCAACCCCAAGTTTACCGGCGGCCTGAACCAGCAGTTTACCTACAAGCAGTTTGACGCCAGCATCTTCCTGAACTTTGTGTACGGCAACGACGTGTACAATGCCAACAAGATTGAGCTGACCTCTTACCTGGCCAACACCCAGCTCAGCAACGGCCTGGCCGTTATGAAGGACCGCTACCGGCAGATTGACGAAAACGGCGCCCTGATTACGGACCTCGAAAGCACCCGCCGCGTGAACCAGAACGCCAGCATCTGGACGCCGACCCGCACGCTGTTCCCGCACTCCTGGGCCATCGAAGACGGCTCCTTCCTGCGCATCAACAACCTGACCCTGGGTTACACCTTGCCCAAGACGGTGAGCGGCTACGCCAAGCTCAGCCAGGCCCGCTTCTACGTGACGCTGAACAACCTCTACACCTTCACCAAATACACGGGCTACGACCCGGAGGTGAACACCCGCCGCTCGACCCCGCTGACGCCCGGCGTGGACTATGCCGCCTACCCGCGGAGCCGCGCCTTCCTGGCCGGCCTCAACCTTACCTTCTAA
- a CDS encoding RagB/SusD family nutrient uptake outer membrane protein, which produces MKRIFRSTVAALGIVCLSGLLAGCKDFLEVEPTSIDTSEAVFSTVSGAYSAVIGAYAPMAGDAAYGNRISCYFPYDSEDFLNVPTGDDAGEGRRGIARYNSNVTNADVRNAWNALYKGIERANICIKYIPTMAQYNGGADQKVIQRLHGEALTLRAQYYFELIRNWGDVPSPYEPTVTGQDFNIERTDRNAILDKMIADLELASTLVPWRSEVAADERITKGAVKALRARLALYRAGYYTSSTTGAVERASDYKPFYDIVRKECADLMAKRGEHDLNASFEEPFRSIAEYRRDNKHEIMFEVAMGGTVNGSTTDSKLGYYNGPRITGASTNFGLSSGAIVLQPTYFYAFDSTDTRRDVTIAPYTITAVPQKVPTNMISAYDGKFRREWSSNSTIRSGSAQALGYNWPLIRFSDVLLMFAEAENEATGAPTAAARAALKEVRDRAYKAGTAPAVPTGYAEFQAAIMKERNLEFGGEGMRKYDLIRWNKLGSTFADIKTTLRGWIADQTGAGPYANIPWNIYYTTTPATGTPPLGQFVYARSLYRPFPATKPTGSTEVAWRRSVTEARIADIASGYQPARQLLPIPAEARTTNTKLTQNVSY; this is translated from the coding sequence ATGAAACGCATATTTCGCTCCACAGTGGCTGCCCTGGGTATTGTTTGCCTGTCGGGCTTGCTGGCCGGCTGCAAAGACTTCCTGGAGGTAGAGCCTACCTCGATTGATACTTCCGAGGCGGTGTTCAGCACCGTCAGCGGGGCCTACAGCGCCGTGATTGGCGCCTACGCCCCCATGGCCGGCGACGCGGCCTACGGCAACCGCATCAGCTGCTACTTCCCCTACGATTCGGAAGACTTCCTGAACGTGCCCACCGGCGACGACGCCGGTGAAGGCCGCCGCGGTATTGCCCGCTACAACTCTAACGTGACCAACGCCGACGTGCGCAACGCCTGGAACGCGCTGTACAAAGGCATCGAGCGGGCCAACATCTGCATCAAGTACATCCCCACGATGGCGCAGTACAACGGCGGCGCCGACCAAAAGGTGATTCAGCGCCTGCACGGCGAAGCCCTCACCCTGCGGGCCCAGTACTACTTCGAGCTGATTCGCAACTGGGGCGACGTGCCCTCTCCCTACGAGCCCACCGTCACGGGCCAGGACTTCAACATTGAGCGCACCGACCGCAACGCCATCCTCGACAAGATGATAGCCGACCTGGAGCTGGCCTCCACGCTGGTGCCGTGGCGCTCGGAAGTGGCCGCTGATGAGCGCATCACCAAAGGCGCCGTGAAGGCCCTGCGCGCCCGGCTGGCGTTGTACCGCGCCGGCTACTACACCAGCTCCACGACCGGGGCCGTCGAGCGGGCTTCCGATTACAAACCCTTCTACGACATCGTCCGCAAGGAGTGCGCCGACCTGATGGCCAAGCGCGGGGAGCATGACCTCAACGCCAGTTTCGAGGAGCCCTTCCGCAGCATCGCCGAGTACCGCCGCGACAACAAGCACGAAATCATGTTTGAAGTGGCCATGGGCGGTACCGTCAACGGCTCGACTACCGACAGCAAACTGGGCTACTACAACGGGCCGCGCATCACCGGCGCCTCGACCAACTTCGGCCTGAGCAGCGGCGCCATTGTGCTGCAGCCCACCTACTTCTACGCCTTCGACTCGACCGACACGCGCCGGGACGTGACCATTGCGCCCTATACCATTACGGCGGTGCCCCAGAAGGTGCCCACCAACATGATTTCGGCCTACGACGGCAAGTTCCGGCGGGAGTGGAGCAGCAACTCTACCATCCGCAGTGGCTCGGCCCAGGCCCTGGGCTACAACTGGCCCCTGATCCGCTTCTCGGACGTACTGCTAATGTTTGCCGAGGCTGAAAACGAAGCTACCGGCGCCCCCACGGCCGCGGCCCGCGCGGCCCTGAAAGAAGTGCGCGACCGGGCTTATAAGGCCGGCACAGCGCCAGCCGTACCCACGGGCTACGCCGAGTTTCAGGCCGCCATCATGAAAGAGCGCAATCTGGAGTTTGGCGGCGAAGGCATGCGCAAGTACGACCTGATCCGCTGGAACAAGCTGGGCAGCACTTTCGCCGATATTAAAACCACGCTGCGCGGCTGGATTGCCGACCAGACTGGGGCCGGTCCGTACGCCAACATTCCCTGGAACATCTACTACACCACCACGCCCGCCACTGGTACGCCGCCCCTGGGGCAGTTTGTGTACGCCCGCTCGCTCTACCGGCCTTTCCCGGCTACCAAGCCCACGGGCAGTACGGAAGTGGCCTGGCGCCGCAGCGTGACCGAGGCCCGCATTGCCGACATTGCCTCGGGCTACCAGCCGGCCCGGCAGCTGCTGCCCATCCCGGCCGAAGCCCGCACCACCAACACCAAGCTTACCCAGAACGTCAGCTATTAA
- a CDS encoding tagaturonate reductase — protein sequence MTYLSPTILQRPHPAVALPETHLLALPEKVLQFGTGVLLRGLPDYLIDKANRQGVFNGRIVVVKSTDGGDINAFTRQSGLYTLGIRGIEDGQQVEENVVCSAISRVLSAKSQWAEVLEFAKSPALQVVISNTTEVGIQLVADDVRKAPPVSFPGKLLAVLYTRWQTFGGDKARGLVIVPTELISDNGSKLEAILLELAHRNELEAEFIDWLETANTCCNSLVDRIVPGRPDAAMQAALEAELGYSDDLLTMSEVYRLWAIEGDENVRNVLSFGQVDKGVIIQPDINLFRELKLRLLNGTHTLSCGLAFLSGFDTVRSAMDDEVLGSFISHLMQDDLRAGIPYPVAEDVSREFGRQVLDRFRNPYIEHRWLGITLNYSAKLQMRAVATLACYAERTRQTPRCAALGFAAYLLFMRGLREQDHTWYGELNGQPYPIQDEKAGYFADLWQRLTPAELTSTVLRNHTLWQQDLTQLPGFADQVTAYLQQMLAQGAYATVASHLNAQVSA from the coding sequence ATGACCTACCTCTCCCCAACAATTCTGCAGCGGCCCCACCCGGCCGTGGCTCTGCCCGAAACCCACCTGCTGGCCCTGCCCGAAAAAGTGCTGCAGTTTGGCACCGGCGTACTGCTGCGCGGTCTGCCCGACTACCTCATCGACAAAGCCAACCGCCAGGGCGTCTTCAACGGCCGCATCGTGGTAGTCAAGTCTACCGACGGCGGCGACATCAACGCCTTTACCCGCCAGAGCGGCCTCTACACGCTGGGCATCCGGGGCATTGAGGACGGGCAGCAAGTGGAGGAAAATGTGGTGTGCTCGGCCATCAGCCGGGTGTTGTCGGCCAAAAGCCAGTGGGCCGAGGTGCTCGAATTTGCCAAGAGCCCGGCGCTACAGGTCGTTATTTCCAACACCACCGAAGTGGGCATTCAGCTCGTGGCCGACGACGTGCGCAAGGCGCCGCCGGTGTCGTTTCCCGGCAAGCTGCTGGCCGTGCTCTACACCCGCTGGCAAACTTTCGGCGGCGACAAAGCCCGGGGCTTGGTCATTGTGCCCACCGAGCTGATTTCCGACAACGGCAGCAAGCTCGAAGCCATTCTGCTGGAGCTGGCCCACCGCAACGAGCTGGAAGCCGAGTTTATCGACTGGCTCGAAACGGCCAATACCTGCTGCAACTCCCTCGTGGACCGGATTGTGCCCGGCCGGCCCGACGCGGCCATGCAGGCCGCCCTGGAAGCCGAGCTGGGCTACTCCGACGACCTGCTCACGATGTCGGAAGTGTACCGGCTGTGGGCTATTGAGGGCGACGAAAACGTGCGCAACGTGCTGTCGTTCGGGCAGGTCGACAAGGGCGTCATTATTCAGCCCGACATCAACCTGTTTCGGGAGCTCAAGCTGCGCCTGCTCAACGGCACGCACACGCTCAGCTGCGGCCTAGCCTTCCTCAGCGGCTTCGACACGGTGCGCTCAGCCATGGACGACGAGGTGCTGGGCAGCTTTATCAGCCACCTGATGCAGGACGATTTGCGGGCCGGTATTCCGTATCCGGTGGCCGAGGACGTGTCGCGCGAGTTTGGCCGGCAGGTGCTCGACCGGTTCCGCAACCCTTACATCGAGCACCGCTGGCTGGGCATTACCCTCAACTACTCGGCCAAGCTGCAGATGCGGGCCGTGGCCACGCTGGCCTGCTACGCCGAGCGGACCCGGCAAACGCCCCGCTGCGCGGCCCTGGGCTTTGCGGCCTATCTGCTGTTTATGCGCGGCCTCCGCGAGCAGGACCACACCTGGTACGGGGAGCTCAACGGCCAGCCGTACCCGATTCAGGACGAAAAAGCCGGCTACTTCGCCGACCTCTGGCAGCGCCTGACGCCGGCCGAGCTGACCAGCACCGTGCTGCGCAACCACACGCTCTGGCAGCAGGATTTGACCCAGCTGCCGGGCTTTGCCGACCAGGTGACGGCCTACCTGCAGCAGATGCTGGCGCAGGGCGCCTACGCCACCGTGGCCAGCCACCTGAACGCCCAGGTTTCGGCCTAG
- a CDS encoding alpha/beta hydrolase family protein: MKTFLLTLLGVLSLHLARAQKQYDVLDWKANVSLNTALIQQMHQQYAGRRTALSQALASEAGVRAYRDSARARFRRVLGPMPAKTPLKATVTGTLARDGYRIEKVIYESTPRHRVTANLYLPAGAPGKLPGVLLFCGHEAESKATESYQKTAILFAQHGFVVFVIDPISQGERYQLVDAAGQPLTRGGTTEHTLLNSESALLGTGSVADELWDNVRGLDYLLTRPEVDAARIGALGNSGGATQTAYFIGFDERVKVASLCSYVATGERVLELTGASDGCVMVPGLGAARLDVADWPLMFAPQPLQILAGRFDFVDYNIIQDTYAELQQAYQRLGQPEKVSLFTYDDGHGISQPKREAAVQWFRRWLYNDNQPVAEGALATLKPEELWCTKTGQVATAFKDEVLLPRRNLAVAAELARQRKKNGPPQDLPAAIRRQLGLPAQLDAPVTVEWKGEASAKDNITLRKLIIRREGQVPLPALLALPAGEAPVSKVVLWLPEQGKRRLADSTALLHSYLRQNYAVLLADLRGLGETTDPEALNDKKFYNAEYRNALLALHLGQPLLGQRVVDVFMVLGFIGQEPRLKAAPVEVYATGRAALVAAHAAVLTPRLSRVWLGPGALTSFQQILAQPTARDWYSLVLPGVLRHYDLPDLTAALGPQRLLTTANP; this comes from the coding sequence ATGAAAACTTTCCTGCTGACTTTGCTCGGTGTACTAAGCCTGCACCTGGCCCGCGCCCAGAAGCAATATGACGTGCTCGACTGGAAAGCCAACGTGTCGCTCAACACAGCTTTAATTCAGCAAATGCACCAGCAGTACGCCGGGCGCCGCACGGCGCTGAGCCAGGCGCTGGCGTCGGAAGCCGGGGTGCGGGCCTACCGCGACAGTGCCCGGGCGCGCTTCCGCCGGGTGCTGGGCCCGATGCCAGCCAAAACTCCGCTTAAAGCCACGGTTACGGGCACTCTGGCGCGCGACGGGTACCGCATCGAGAAAGTCATCTACGAAAGTACGCCCCGGCACCGCGTCACGGCCAACCTTTACCTGCCCGCCGGCGCCCCGGGTAAGCTGCCCGGCGTACTGCTGTTCTGCGGGCACGAGGCCGAGTCCAAAGCCACCGAGTCTTACCAGAAAACGGCTATTCTGTTTGCCCAGCACGGCTTTGTGGTATTCGTAATTGACCCAATTTCCCAGGGCGAGCGGTACCAGCTGGTGGATGCGGCCGGCCAGCCCCTGACCCGCGGCGGAACGACCGAGCATACGTTGCTCAACAGCGAGTCGGCCTTGTTGGGCACCGGCAGCGTGGCCGATGAGCTCTGGGACAACGTGCGCGGCCTCGACTACCTGCTCACCCGGCCCGAAGTGGACGCGGCGCGAATCGGGGCGTTGGGCAACTCCGGCGGCGCCACCCAGACGGCCTACTTTATCGGCTTCGACGAGCGGGTGAAAGTGGCCTCCTTGTGCAGCTACGTGGCCACCGGGGAGCGGGTGCTGGAGCTAACCGGCGCTTCCGACGGCTGCGTGATGGTGCCCGGCCTGGGCGCCGCCCGCCTCGACGTAGCCGACTGGCCCCTGATGTTTGCGCCCCAGCCCCTGCAAATCCTGGCCGGCCGCTTCGACTTCGTGGATTATAACATCATCCAGGACACCTACGCCGAGCTGCAGCAGGCGTACCAGCGCCTGGGTCAGCCCGAGAAAGTCAGCCTGTTTACCTACGACGACGGCCACGGCATTTCCCAGCCCAAGCGCGAGGCGGCCGTGCAGTGGTTTCGGCGCTGGCTCTACAACGACAACCAGCCGGTGGCCGAAGGAGCATTGGCGACGCTCAAGCCCGAGGAGCTGTGGTGCACGAAAACGGGGCAGGTGGCTACGGCTTTTAAAGACGAAGTGCTGCTGCCCCGGCGCAACCTGGCCGTGGCCGCCGAGCTGGCCCGGCAGCGCAAAAAAAACGGTCCGCCCCAGGATTTGCCCGCCGCTATTCGCCGGCAGCTGGGCCTCCCGGCTCAGCTCGACGCGCCCGTGACGGTAGAATGGAAGGGCGAAGCCTCAGCCAAGGACAACATTACTTTGCGCAAGCTTATTATCCGGCGCGAGGGTCAGGTACCGCTGCCGGCTTTGCTGGCCTTGCCCGCCGGGGAAGCCCCGGTCAGCAAAGTGGTGCTGTGGCTGCCCGAGCAAGGCAAGCGCCGCCTGGCCGACAGCACCGCGCTGCTCCACAGCTACCTGCGGCAAAACTACGCCGTGCTGCTGGCCGACCTGCGCGGCCTGGGCGAAACCACCGACCCCGAAGCCCTCAACGACAAGAAGTTCTACAACGCCGAGTACCGCAACGCCCTGCTGGCCTTGCACCTGGGCCAGCCCCTGCTGGGCCAGCGCGTGGTCGACGTGTTTATGGTCCTGGGCTTTATCGGGCAGGAGCCGCGGCTAAAGGCGGCCCCGGTGGAGGTGTACGCCACGGGCCGCGCCGCGCTGGTGGCCGCCCACGCCGCCGTACTCACGCCCCGCCTCAGCCGCGTCTGGCTCGGGCCCGGCGCGCTGACTTCCTTCCAGCAAATCCTGGCTCAGCCCACGGCCCGGGACTGGTACTCGCTGGTGCTGCCCGGCGTGCTGCGCCACTACGACCTGCCCGACCTGACGGCCGCTCTGGGTCCGCAACGCCTGCTGACCACGGCCAATCCGTGA